Proteins from one Candidatus Poribacteria bacterium genomic window:
- a CDS encoding phytanoyl-CoA dioxygenase family protein, with protein MDSNKCVMSDEEKYYFDLTGYLVVRGALTPEDVDKCNAAIDHYADKIRARSIDDGGLARGSSTLQGQTGRLELTGMLGWEKPYREPFRELLVHPVVVSRLNGMCGKGFRLDHGPLMIAATAGTEGHQLHGAGEPFAPAVWYHQQNGTIYCRGVTVAWQLTDVNEGDGGFAVVPGSHKACEPIPEGVRSVEDDMGLTVQPVMKAGDVLFFAETATHGTLPWKGKGERRSILFKYASRGVARAVGRFFTPEARFGEWTKSLSPEQHAVLYGPGVHTGGLPTLKSDGKKTWVAE; from the coding sequence ATGGACAGCAATAAATGTGTCATGTCCGACGAAGAAAAGTACTATTTTGATCTCACAGGCTATCTTGTCGTTCGCGGTGCGTTGACGCCAGAAGATGTTGACAAATGTAATGCAGCTATTGATCACTACGCCGACAAGATTCGTGCCCGTTCAATTGATGACGGTGGTTTGGCTCGCGGATCATCAACGCTTCAGGGACAAACAGGACGATTGGAACTGACGGGGATGCTGGGTTGGGAGAAACCCTATCGAGAACCGTTTCGGGAACTCCTAGTTCATCCAGTCGTCGTCTCTCGGCTAAATGGGATGTGTGGAAAGGGATTCCGTCTTGACCATGGACCGTTAATGATTGCGGCAACAGCTGGGACGGAAGGACATCAATTGCATGGAGCAGGAGAACCTTTCGCCCCTGCAGTTTGGTATCATCAGCAGAACGGGACTATCTACTGTCGAGGCGTCACTGTCGCGTGGCAACTTACCGATGTCAATGAAGGTGATGGCGGATTTGCGGTTGTTCCCGGCAGCCACAAAGCCTGCGAACCTATACCCGAAGGCGTTCGGTCTGTGGAAGACGACATGGGGTTGACCGTTCAGCCGGTCATGAAGGCAGGAGATGTCCTCTTCTTTGCAGAGACTGCCACTCATGGTACACTTCCCTGGAAGGGTAAGGGGGAACGGCGTTCCATCCTTTTCAAATACGCTTCCCGCGGTGTCGCCCGCGCGGTGGGACGATTCTTTACACCTGAAGCACGCTTCGGCGAGTGGACGAAATCCCTCTCGCCTGAACAACATGCTGTACTTTACGGTCCAGGTGTTCACACGGGAGGTCTGCCCACTCTTAAATCCGATGGAAAGAAAACTTGGGTTGCGGAGTAA
- the udk gene encoding uridine kinase, protein MDTSIGLIPTFIGFSGGSGSGKTTLAAVIHERLGNHRSAVLSLDAYYKDLSYLPLEERAAVNFDRPDALDVQLLTEQIRQLRCGHAVEVPRYDFTTHTRRPETLTLQPKAVVLVEGILLLALESIRSLLDLKVFVDAPADIRFIRRMLRDIQERGRTVDSCIQQYYVTTRPMHFAWVEPSKVFADMVVSSEEEIETLATLLIERIENL, encoded by the coding sequence ATGGATACCTCAATCGGGTTGATACCCACCTTCATTGGATTTTCAGGGGGAAGTGGATCTGGAAAAACAACGCTCGCCGCAGTGATTCATGAACGACTGGGCAATCATAGATCTGCCGTGTTGAGCCTAGACGCCTATTACAAAGATCTCAGTTATCTGCCCCTTGAAGAGCGGGCAGCGGTAAATTTTGATCGCCCTGACGCGTTGGATGTCCAATTATTAACCGAACAGATACGCCAACTTAGATGTGGGCACGCTGTTGAGGTCCCACGCTACGACTTCACGACACATACGCGCCGCCCTGAAACCCTTACGCTTCAACCTAAGGCAGTTGTGCTGGTCGAAGGAATTCTGCTGCTTGCACTTGAATCCATTCGGTCACTGCTTGATCTGAAAGTGTTCGTTGATGCGCCTGCCGATATCCGTTTCATCCGTCGAATGCTCCGCGACATCCAAGAACGTGGGCGCACAGTCGATTCGTGCATTCAGCAGTATTACGTGACGACTCGCCCAATGCACTTCGCTTGGGTTGAGCCGAGCAAGGTGTTTGCAGATATGGTTGTTTCGAGTGAAGAGGAGATTGAAACCCTTGCAACACTTCTCATTGAGCGTATCGAGAATTTGTAA
- a CDS encoding STAS domain-containing protein, giving the protein MATRSITIREYLPPEHDLDLSAEAPDDIASYKVMGLADPLSSAEVQIAVDTWRQIQRQKATVQIIDIDTDLIALSSVELRQILEQLISQNTMKVIVNLSRTRRIDSSGLGILVSKSNELRQRGGDLKVYGLSDTLTRIFEQLGAANLEKFIYQNERDALADFELNRETGV; this is encoded by the coding sequence ATGGCAACAAGATCAATCACGATTCGCGAATACCTTCCACCAGAGCACGACTTGGATTTATCAGCTGAAGCGCCTGATGACATCGCCTCTTACAAAGTGATGGGGTTGGCTGATCCTTTGTCAAGTGCAGAGGTACAAATCGCAGTTGATACGTGGCGTCAAATTCAGCGTCAAAAGGCGACGGTTCAAATCATTGATATTGACACTGACCTCATCGCACTTTCATCCGTTGAGTTGCGCCAAATACTGGAACAGCTTATCAGTCAAAATACGATGAAAGTCATTGTGAATCTCAGCAGAACGCGTCGAATTGATAGTTCAGGGTTGGGCATATTGGTCAGCAAATCAAATGAATTAAGACAGCGTGGTGGTGACCTCAAAGTTTATGGACTATCGGACACGCTAACACGCATTTTCGAGCAGTTGGGGGCAGCAAATCTTGAGAAGTTTATCTACCAAAACGAAAGGGATGCACTTGCAGACTTTGAGTTAAACCGAGAGACAGGCGTATAA
- a CDS encoding sulfatase-like hydrolase/transferase, which translates to MSARDLPNILFIMSDEHAPMYSGTYGHPLVKTPHMDRLAADGVTFTNAYCNSPLCMPSRMSFMTGRYIHHIGAWDNATPLPSDTVTWAHLLRGVGYDAVLSGKQHFEGLDQLHGFRAQLARDLHAENDHGVIDWENGTPAAARPWSCLEEAGPGTTTEIEVDDLAEEQALAYLRDPARKDQPWALNVSFIAPHFPLVVPQQFWDMYPLDEIDLPEIPEGHLENQHPVFKRMRSMFGCVDFPEELVRRGRAGYYGLITYLDEKIGRLIATLEETGQLDNTVIVYTSDHGEMNGEHGMWRKSNFYEASARVPLQIVWPGHLPAGSRVAEVVSLVDLIATAVEIAGATPITPLDGNSLLPLMRGEREGWKDEAFSEYLAHGVARPVAMLRRGRYKLIYSLGDAPQLYDVQTDPNEFHDLAGDTAYQSIVEAFQAQLLSHWDPVDLEQRVRRSQKERQLINAATEGEWRRF; encoded by the coding sequence ATGAGCGCCCGAGATTTGCCCAATATTCTTTTTATCATGTCCGACGAACATGCCCCGATGTACAGTGGAACGTATGGGCATCCCTTGGTTAAGACCCCGCATATGGACCGTCTCGCTGCCGACGGTGTCACATTTACCAACGCCTACTGTAACTCTCCCCTCTGCATGCCTTCACGGATGTCCTTCATGACAGGTCGCTATATTCACCACATCGGTGCTTGGGACAATGCAACGCCCCTTCCTTCTGACACCGTTACTTGGGCACATCTGTTGCGTGGAGTCGGTTACGATGCCGTTCTCTCCGGGAAACAGCACTTTGAGGGGCTAGACCAACTTCACGGGTTCCGTGCCCAACTTGCTCGTGATCTTCACGCTGAGAACGATCATGGTGTCATTGATTGGGAAAACGGCACACCCGCTGCAGCCCGCCCCTGGTCCTGTCTTGAGGAGGCAGGTCCCGGCACTACTACGGAAATCGAAGTAGATGATTTGGCAGAGGAGCAGGCGTTGGCTTACCTGCGCGATCCGGCGCGCAAAGATCAGCCTTGGGCACTCAATGTCTCTTTCATCGCGCCCCACTTCCCGCTCGTTGTGCCACAACAATTCTGGGATATGTATCCTCTGGATGAAATTGACCTCCCTGAGATTCCGGAAGGACATTTGGAAAACCAGCACCCAGTCTTCAAGCGGATGCGGAGCATGTTCGGTTGCGTCGACTTCCCCGAAGAACTGGTGCGACGGGGACGTGCAGGCTACTACGGTCTCATTACGTATCTCGACGAAAAGATTGGTCGCCTCATCGCAACCCTCGAAGAAACCGGACAGTTGGATAATACCGTGATTGTATATACAAGTGATCACGGCGAAATGAATGGAGAGCATGGCATGTGGCGAAAATCTAACTTCTATGAAGCCTCCGCGCGTGTCCCGCTTCAAATTGTTTGGCCCGGACATCTTCCCGCCGGCAGTCGGGTCGCTGAGGTTGTATCGCTGGTAGACCTTATCGCCACCGCCGTTGAGATCGCGGGTGCGACGCCTATCACCCCTCTGGATGGTAATAGCCTGCTGCCGCTAATGCGGGGAGAGAGGGAAGGCTGGAAGGATGAAGCCTTTTCCGAATACTTGGCACACGGTGTGGCACGCCCGGTCGCGATGCTCCGGCGGGGTAGATACAAACTCATCTACAGTTTAGGCGATGCGCCGCAACTCTACGATGTTCAGACCGATCCAAATGAATTTCATGATCTTGCTGGAGATACCGCATATCAGTCAATCGTCGAGGCCTTTCAAGCGCAACTACTATCTCACTGGGATCCGGTTGATTTAGAACAACGCGTACGACGCAGCCAGAAAGAGCGGCAGCTCATTAATGCAGCTACCGAAGGGGAATGGCGTAGATTTTAG